ACGGAAGGCTTCTCTTCGTTATTGCACCATTATGACAACAAGGGTTGGATCCATGGCTGCAAGGTTGCTAGGAGAGCTCCTTCTGTTTCTCACATTCTTTTCGCCGATGATAGCTACCTTTATTGTAGAGCCGAGACTGAGGAGGCTTGAAAAATTAAGAAACTTTTGCAGATCTTTGAGAATGCTTATGGGCGGAAAGTTAACATTGCCAAGTCTTCCATATTTTTTAGCACAAACACGAATGCCTTACTACAAAATCAGTTATGCGAATTGTTGGGTATGTTGGAGGCCACACCTTATTCTTCCTATTTGGGTATCCCTAGTCTAATTGGGAGGAATAAGAATGCTATATTGGGCTTCCTCAAGTATAGAGTCTGGAAAAGAGTCAAAAGTTGGGACGATAAGATGCTGTCTCGGGCTAGTTAGGAAATTATCCTCAAACTAATCACTCGAGCTCTCCCAACTTATGCTATGAGTGTTTTTCTTCTTCCCCTTGGGCTTTGTTCCGACCTTGAAAGATTGATGAATCATTATTGGTGGAAATTGTCTTCTAACCATGGTAGAGGTCTCTCTTAGAAGAGATGAGACTCTCTTTGCATACACAAGCATGGTGGTGGTATGGGTTTTCGCCACCTTAGAGATTTCAATCGTGCTATGCTTGGAAAACAAGGGTGGCAGCTTCTAACTTGTGTGGATTCTCTAGTGGCCAAAGTTTACAAAGCTTGCTACTATCCTTGTGGTACTTTTTTGGATGCTCCTTTGGAAAACTATCCTAGTTTTGTTTGGAGAAGCATTTGGGAGACACGTGGCCTTCTCAAATCTGGTTGTAGATGGAATGTGGGTTCAAGAGATGACATTGCTATCCTTGGTCAACCTTGGCTTCTGGATGACCTCAACCCTTATGTTGTTTCTACTACTCTTGAGATGCTCAGTAAATTAGTGAGTTCTTTAATGACTATTGGCTCTCGAACTTGGGATGATGATCTCCTTGCTGATATGTTTGCAGATCGGGATAGAGACCTTATACTAAGCATTCCGCTGAGCTGCTCTTCTCACGGGGACCACTAGTATTGGATGCATGAAACTTCAGGCCTTTAGTCTGTCAAAAGTGCTTACCGTTCACTGCAAGTTCTCCATTGTCGCTGGGTTTTGGACAATACTTCTGGTTTTTGGCGTACTCTTTGGACTCTTAAGATTCCTCCAAAAGTCAAGAATTTCTTGTGGCGTGCTGCCTCAGGTTGCCTCCCCACCAACCTGAATTTAAAGCTGCGTTTTGTGGACATTAGCCCCAACTGCCCTATTTGTTTAAAGGTTAATGAATCTGTTACTCATGCTCTTCTTTTTTCCCCTTTTGCTTTGTCTTGCTGGTCCATGTTTGGGATTACTATATGGCCTGATAAGGGCGAGAATTTTGGGAGAAGGTTTGAGCAAATTTTTGCTCAAGGAATCGGTATGAAAACATTGCTGATTAGTATGCTTTGTTGGAGTATTCGGAAAGCTCACAATGAGCTCGTTTGGAGAGGTACTCGGCTGGATAAACATGAAGTAGTTACATATGCACTTACTTATTTTGATCATTGGAGTGTTTCTCAAAAAAGTGATTAAGAAGATACATATTCTTTTGTCCAATCTTGTGGGAGCTATGCGCATTATTCCAAAATAGGTGTTAATATGATCAAGATTAATGTAGATGCTGCTTTATTTTAGGATAGTCAGTCATTTGGTTTTGGTTGGGCAGTTAGGGATCATTTCGGCACTCTCATTGAGGCTAGGAGTCATCTGAGACATGGCTTGGTTCTTCCCCACATTGCTGAAGCAATCAGAGTCAAGGAGGCTCTTAGTTAGATTAAATCTCAGCTACTACCAAATGTTATATAGAGTTCGAATGTCATTTGCTTGTTCAGGCTATTCATAGCTATACCTCATTGCTTTCTCCTTTTGGGAATATTGTTAGGGACTGTCAAGTGTTATTGTCTCATTGTACTAATGTGTCTATTCAGTTTGTGTAGCATATGGTTAACCATGTGGCTGATTACCTTGCTAGGAGCTTTTGTTATAACATAGGACATGTGTATAATGGAGCTAATGCTCCATCTGATTTGTTGATTCTTTTGCAGGCTCATTTAGCCGGTTAATAAATCTTCTTTTGTTCAAAAAAAAGAATCAAGTATACTTTTTAAAAATACAAgaatacccttattttatttttaataatatttcttattttaaactaaagtattGATAAAGTCTTTACatatcaatttctttaaataaataaacattatttatcattttataatttTGGTAGCTAAAAGATCCACTGCAAACAAATGCCACCAAGTCGAGAACTTTCTAATGTCAACACTAGTATGAAGTGAAGGTTTTGAAAATAGATACtccttggaaaaaaaaaagataaaaaaaaaaatagatgtcTAGATCTAGGTCTAGAGGGCACCATAATCCCTCTGGTTATGGGAAGAAAGTTGTTCATTTCCCCACTGGATTTGGTCATAATATTCATTCGGTGAGCCCCAATTCAGTGTCTGGTCAAAAATATTGGAGCTTCAGGACGGCTCATAAGGTTTTTATGTTGACCCTTTCTAGGGATGGTGGTTCTATTCGAATCTGTGAAAGGACAAGGGTTTCAAGCTTCGAGATTTCGTTGTCTTTAGACGCCTCTTTGTGGCTGTTAGAAAAGGTGGAAGGGGCGGTGGGTGCTAAAGGTAATCTTTCTGGTTTTCGGAGGAGAACCGTCAGGAATAATTTCTTGAGGGTTCTGTTGGAGTGTGTAGAGAATGTCAAAGGAGTTTTCTTGAAGATTTCAGTTTTAAAAAATAGTGCTTTTCATTCGATCATCATTCCTCAGGAGAAGTTCAGCAAAGGTTGGAGAGGTTTAGTGGACTGTTTGAGTCAATTGATTAGGAAGAGAAAAGTTGAATCTCAAGGGACTCTTGGAGGGAGGGTGGACAAGCCAGGTTCTTGGGCCTCAGTTGTTAAGAGGAATTCAAGGTTGCCTTCAAGAGCAGTGAAGGAGACGGGTGTCGAAACTGATAAAAGGAAACTGGAGGATTGTCAATCGGATGATTCAGGGGAAGAGGAAATTCTCGACTGGCGTTTGGCTATTCTTTTGTTTAGATTGGATAGTCGATCCTCCTAGTTGTCTATTCAGGAGGGAGTGCAGAAATGGGTGGGTCAAAAATTAAGATTCTCTTCCTTCTCAGATGACAGGGTGATAATATGGTGTGAAAATGAGAGTATGCAGAAGAATTTGGTCTCCTGTGGATCGGTCAACATTCCTGGGCTCACTTCAGTTTCTTTTGTCAAATGGTGTTGGGCGAGTCATTCAATGGAAAGGAAAATATCATGTAAATATGAGTGGATCGATGTTGAAGGAACTCCTCTAAATTTGTGGAACTTTCAAGTTTTTGAGATGGTTGGTACAATCTGTGGAGGGTTTTTAAAAATAGATGGAGATACGTTAAAAGGGATGAATCATTGCCGTGCTCGCCTCAAATTGGTTGGGGATGACTTTGGCTTCATTCCTAGCTGCATTACAGTTCCAGTCGATGGGGAAACTATATCCCTGAGACTGTTTAGAAGCCTACACGTTGAAGGGAAGCGCCCTAAGCACTCCAGACAAGTGTGGATGAGGAAATTCCCTTCGAAGTCTTTCAATGGTCAGAAAGTTCCAACGAAGCTCAGTGCGATGGTCTCAAAGGGCTTCAGTTGTGGCAGAATGGAGTCTAGGGAGGAAGCCGCTGGTGTTAGGGGAGGAGTTACGGTGGCCGGCGGTGATTTGGGAGTTTTTAATGCAGAGCAGTTAGAGGCGCCTCTCTTGGTAGAATCCCAGGAATCACGTAAAGAGTGCATGCCATTAAAGGAGATGAAATTGTTGCTGGGCCTCTTTTTTATGACTGTAGTAGACTCCACCGGGGATTTAATCCATTGGGAAGGGGTATATTCTCTCATGGACAAATAAATTACTGGAATGATTCATTCAGGAAGATCCAGTCTAGTAAACACTGTGTCTTGTCGAAAAGCACAGAGGACAATGATTCACAACTTAAAGCAGACTTGAATGGCTGGAAGGTGTATTCCCGCAAAACTTCTCAAAGGAGCACAGTAAGTCCTGTCACAGAAGAGGAAGAGGGAGGGGCCTTGTCTTTCTCTGACCTTGTTTTGGAGGAGGATAATTTTATTTATCCAATGGTTGAAGAGCTTGATTCTGGAAGCTCAGAAGAAGAATTTATCAATGTTCTTTCCAATGATGGAAATGTGGATGGGGATGGTATAGGATTACAAATTAGAAGTTTGTGGGAGGAAAATATTAGTAAAGAAGATGACTTGCTTGGCGCTGAGGTCAAGGATAAGGTACTGGAGGAAGGCTCTACTCAGGAGAACATGAATGAGGTACTGGTGGAAGAGACTACACAGGACAATTCAGTAGCTTTGGGCATCTCCGCGGGAATGGAGGAAAAAAGCTTGTCTGAGTCTCTTAGACTTATTAATTCCATGCAGTCTCTTGGTATCTCAGTCATTCCTTGTGTCTTGAAACAGGTACATAAAGGGGGTTCTGTAAGTCTTTCTAAGAAAAGTCGCCGTGAATTATGAAAGCTCAGCTTTAATGTCAACTATGACAAAAGAAAGAGGAATGTTGGGGGGTATAATTTGGACTTATGAAGATTCTTTCTTGGAATGTGAGAGGTTGTGGTTCCAAAGAAAAACGTAAAGCAATTAAGGAGTTAATCTGCAAAGTTAATCAAGATATTATTATTCTTCAAGAGATTAAAAAGGCGTCTATAGATAGGAGGTTCATTGGAAGCATTTGGAGATCTAGGTTTAAAGGTTGGATTCTGCAGGAGGCGATTGGTCGATCAGGAGGTACTTTGGTGGTCTGGGATACAAGGAGTGTTTCCGTTATTGATTCGTTAGTTGGGGATTTCTCCGTTTCTATTTTCTTGAAGGCTGAAGGGAAGGAACCGTGGTGGCTCTCACGTGTTTATGGTCCAGTAGTGTATGGTAAGAGAGAAAGATTTTGGGATGAATTAGCTGGTTTGAGTGCTATTTATGGTAATAATTGGTGCGTTGGGGGAGATTTTAATGTGGTTAGGAGGGTTGATGAGAAATTGAATAGCAAGTCAAATACAAGGAGTATGAATAAGTTTGATGCTTTGATTAGAGAGTTAAAGTTGGTTGACCCTAAACTGCAAAATGGGCGGTTCACGTGGTCAAATTTTAGACTTAAGCCTGTTTGGAGTAGATTGGATAGATTCCTGCATACTCTCTCTTGGTCAGGACTATACTCCTTCATTCCCCAGGAAGTTATGGTTCGAATAGTTTCTGATCATATTCCGGTGGTGTTAGATATGAGCCCTCCTTCATGGGGTCCCGCTCCTTTCCGCTTTGACAATTCATGGCTGGAGCATAAGGAGTTCTCTAGCTATTTCAAGAAGTGGTGGGAGTCGGCTAAAGTGCATGGTTGGCCGGGTTGTCACTTTATGTCTAAGCTTGCAATGGTccgagataaaataaagaagtgGAGTCGGGAGGTCTTTGAGGCTAGGAAAGTGCAAAAATTTGCGCTCGAAAGAAGGTTGCTTGATTTAGACAAATTAGAGGAGGGGGGGTCGTGGAACGACCATTTTTGAAAGGAGCGTTCTAAGGTAAAGGAAGAATGGCAGCAGATTGTCTTTGAGGAGGAAAGGAGTGTTTAGTTTAAAGTGAAGTGTCAATGGGCCAAGGAAGGGGATGCTAATTCGAAACTTTTCCATAGCATCCTCAGTGCGCGGAAAGCAAGGAACTTTATCTCTAGGATTGAGGAAGAAGATGGTACTGTTTGGGTTGAAGATAAGGATATTGAAAAGGCTATTTTGGGTTTCTATTCTGCTTTGTATTCAGCAATCCCCAGAGAATGGATTGGAGTGGAGGGCATTTCGTGGTCACCGATCTCAGCAGTTATGGCTTCCTTTTTAGAGCGGCCTTTCGAGGAAGATGAAATCAAACAAGCGGTTTTCGCTTGTGATGGATCTAAGTCCCCGGGGCCGAATGGTTTCTCCATGGCTGTGTATCAGAATAATTGGGATGTTGTCAAAAATGATCTTCTCGCAGTCTTTCAAGATTTTTTTCAACGACGGTATCATTCATGGAAGGACCAATGAAATGTTCATTTGTCTTATTCCTAAGAAATTAAATAGTTGTCGCGTGAGGGATTATAGGCCTATTAGCCTGGTGACTAGTCTTTACAAAGTAATATCAAAGGTGTTGGCGGGGGGTTCTTTCGGACACAATTGCGGAATCGCAAGGAGCTTTTGTAGAAGGTAGGCAAATTCTGGATACAGTTTTGATCGCAAATGAGGCAGTAGAGGAGTACAGGAGCAAGGGTAGGAAGGGTTGGGTTTTCAAAATTGATTTCACTAAGTCTTATGATTGCGTGGATTGGGGATTCCTGGATTCAGttatgaaaaagaaagggtttGGCGATCTCTGGAGAAGGTGGATTCGTGGTTGTCTCTCCTCCACTTctttttcaatatttttaaatGGTCATCCAAGGGGTAAGTTCAAAGGTTCAAGGGGTCTGCGGCAAGGGGATTCCTTATCCCCGTTCTTGTTCACTCTGGTAGCAGATGTTCTGGGAAGAATGATTGATACTGCTAAAAGTAAGTCAGCTTTTAGAGGTTTTTCAGTAGGAAAGGATAATATGGATGTCAGTCATCTTCAGTTTGTCGATGATACGATATTTTTTGTGAACGATAAGGAGTCTTTGGTTGTACTTTTGGAAATCCTCAAGGTGTTCAGTGTGGTGTCTGGTTTATCTATCAATCTGCAGAAATGTCAATTGTTGGGAATCAATTTGAATGAGGAGATCGTGGAACGGCAAGCTAAAGAGATAGGTTGTGAGGTAGGTCAATGGCCAATCCAGTATTTGGGTCTTCCTTTGGGGGATTCTCCTCGTTCCAAGGGTTTTTGGGAGCCTGTTATTTCGAAATGTGCTAATCGTTTGGATTCTTGGAAGAGCGCTTTTTTGTCTAGAGGTGGCAGATTGACTCTTATTCAATCGGTTTTGTCTTCAATCCCCGTTTATTATTTGTCTTTGTTATGTATCCCTAAGAGTGTGGTGGGGATTATTGAAAAGCTGATGCGGGATTTCTTGTGGGAAGGGGCGGAACATTCAGGGGCTGACCACTTGGTATCTTGGAACGAAGTTTGTAAATCACGTAGTTACGAGGGCTTGGGCATTGGAAATTTAGCGTTGCGGAACAAGGCTTTTCTTTTCAAGTGGTTGTGGTGGTTTCCTATGGAGAGTACTTCTTTGTGGCATGGGGTGGTCAGAAGCAGATATGGGAGTGATGGGGGCCATTGGGACACTAATGTTGGAGGAAGATTTTCAACTCGTGGCCCTTGGAAAGAAATCTCGGCTTTGTATGAGGAGTATAGAAGCTTGGTTTATTTTAAAGTAGGAAGGGGAGACAGAATTCGTTTTTGGGAGGATGTTTGGATTGGTGATTCATCTTTCAAACAGAAATACCCAAATTTGTTCAGGGTATCGGAGGCCAAGAATTTTTTGATTAAGGACGTGGTAGTGGGGGAGGAGATCAACAGTTCGGAAGGCCTTTGTTTGAACTTTAGATTCAGAAGGAATCTTTTTGATTGGGAGATTCCAAGTTTGGTTGAGTTGTTTAATCTGATTAAGTTTGTAGATTTACCCCAGATTTTGGAGGATAAGAGGATTTGGATTCTAGATACTAGTGGAGTTTTCAATTGCAAGACTGCATTTCAATCTTTGTCCTGTGCTAATTTAGGTCCAGAGTTACCTTGGGCTAAGAGGTTATGGAAGAGTGTGGTCCCTTACAAAGTGAAAGTGTTTGGCTGGCTCTTATTTTCGAATAAATTAAGTGTCTTCGACATTTTGCAGCGAAGAAGACCTTTTCAATATTTGTCACCAAGTTGGTGTGTTTGCTGTAAAAACAATGGTGAATCAATTACCCATCTTTTCCTTGAATGCTCTTTCTCCACGGCTTTGTGGAGTAAAGTGTTAAAAGAGTTTGGGGTATCTTGGTGTATGCTTTCTTCGTGGTCGCACCTGTTCTTGTGTCAACTAGAGGGAGAGAAAAAAATGGCTCGTCTTTGGCAAAGTACCGTCATGGCAACTTTCTGGGTTATTTGGTTGGAAAGAAATAGCAAGATCTTTGA
The genomic region above belongs to Humulus lupulus chromosome 1, drHumLupu1.1, whole genome shotgun sequence and contains:
- the LOC133820653 gene encoding uncharacterized protein LOC133820653, whose product is MKILSWNVRGCGSKEKRKAIKELICKVNQDIIILQEIKKASIDRRFIGSIWRSRFKGWILQEAIGRSGGTLVVWDTRSVSVIDSLVGDFSVSIFLKAEGKEPWWLSRVYGPVVYGKRERFWDELAGLSAIYGNNWCVGGDFNVVRRVDEKLNSKSNTRSMNKFDALIRELKLVDPKLQNGRFTWSNFRLKPVWSRLDRFLHTLSWSGLYSFIPQEVMVRIVSDHIPVVLDMSPPSWGPAPFRFDNSWLEHKEFSSYFKKWWESAKVHGWPGCHFMSKLAMVRDKIKKWSREVFEARKVQKFALERSARKARNFISRIEEEDGTVWVEDKDIEKAILGFYSALYSAIPREWIGVEGISWSPISAVMASFLERPFEEDEIKQAVFACDGSKSPGPNGFSMAVYQNNWDVVKNDLLAVFQDFFQRRCWRGVLSDTIAESQGAFVEGRQILDTVLIANEAVEEYRSKGRKGWVFKIDFTKSYDCVDWGFLDSVMKKKGFGDLWRRWIRGCLSSTSFSIFLNGHPRGKFKGSRGLRQGDSLSPFLFTLVADVLGRMIDTAKSKSAFRGFSVGKDNMDVSHLQFVDDTIFFVNDKESLVVLLEILKVFSVVSGLSINLQKCQLLGINLNEEIVERQAKEIGCEVGQWPIQYLGLPLGDSPRSKGFWEPVISKCANRLDSWKSAFLSRGGRLTLIQSVLSSIPVYYLSLLCIPKSVVGIIEKLMRDFLWEGAEHSGADHLVSWNEVCKSRSYEGLGIGNLALRNKAFLFKWLWWFPMESTSLWHGVVRSRYGSDGGHWDTNVGGRFSTRGPWKEISALYEEYRSLVYFKVGRGDRIRFWEDVWIGDSSFKQKYPNLFRVSEAKNFLIKDVVVGEEINSSEGLCLNFRFRRNLFDWEIPSLVELFNLIKFVDLPQILEDKRIWILDTSGVFNCKTAFQSLSCANLGPELPWAKRLWKSVVPYKVKVFGWLLFSNKLSVFDILQRRRPFQYLSPSWCVCCKNNGESITHLFLECSFSTALWSKVLKEFGVSWCMLSSWSHLFLCQLEGEKKMARLWQSTVMATFWVIWLERNSKIFDESSCSVDSLWDKIRFWVATWVYRSKGFEDVFFLDLCRE